Part of the Pseudomonas sp. P8_241 genome is shown below.
TGTTCGTCGAAGACAGTGGGGTGCGGGTTCTGGCCAGCAAGGGACAGTTGCTCGACACCCAGGTCAGCGATATTTACGTCAATATCCCTCACGCTCCAGCGGGGCAAGACTCTCACCTCTTGCTCGACGGCCAATTTGCCGGTGGACTGGGCGATGGCCTGAAAATCCTTCAGCAAGCCCCTATCGGTACTGCTGACACCTTTGCCGGGTGGGAAGGCGAGGGTGAGTTGCACGGCAAACTGAATCTGGATATCCCGCTGGCCAAGGCCACGCAACCGAAGATCATCGTCGATTTCAAAACCGCCAAGGCACGGTTGAAGCTGGCCGAACCTGAGCTGGAACTGACCCAGCTCAAAGGAGATTTCCGTTTTGACAGCGGCAAGGGGCTGAGTGGTCAGAACATCAGCGCCAGAGCCTTCGACAAACCGGTGTCCGCGCAGATTTTTGCCGATGGCCGTGCAGGCAAGCTCAATACTCGCGTTGTGGCTTCGGGCCAGGTCGAGGTCAAGAAACTCACCGATTGGCTTAAGGTGACGCAGCCGCTACCGGTCAGTGGCGTGATCCCTTATCAACTGCAGCTGACCCTGGATGGTGCCGACAGCCAGTTAATGGTCAATTCCAGCCTCAAAGGCGTGGCGATCGATTTGCCAGCACCGTTCGGCCTGGCCGCCGATGTCGGGCGCGATACAACGTTTCGTATGACCTTGCAGGGCGCCGAGCGGCGCTACTGGGTCACCTACGGGAACCTGGCGAGTTTCACGTTTGCGGCGCCGACTGCCAACTTCGCCGACGGTCGCGGTGAATTGTTCCTGGGCGGCGGCGATGCCGTGTTGCCTGGCGCTAAGGGCCTGCGAATACGCGGTGTGTTGTCGGAACTGGACGTCGGCCCTTGGAAGGCGCTGGTAGACAAGTACGCCGGCCAGGACCCAGGCGGCAGCGCCAAACAGTTGCTCAGCAGTGCGGATATCAAAGTGGGCAAGCTCACTGGCATTGGCACGACACTGGATCAGGCTTCGGTGCAATTGACGCGTAAAGCGGCCTCCTGGGCGGCGCAACTCGACAGTCAGCAAGTCAAGGGCAGCGCGAGCATTCCTGACGCGAAAGGCGTGCCGATTGTGATCAATCTGCAAACTGTCCGTTTACCCGCACCGGATCCGAAGGTGCTGGCCGATGAAAATTCGCCGGACCCGCTGGCAACCGTGGACCCGACGAAAATCCCGGCGGTGGATATCACCATCAATCAGCTGTATCAGGGCAAGGACCTGGTCGGCGCGTGGTCGCTGAAGATTCGACCGACAGCCAAAGGTATTGCCTTCAACGCGCTGGATCTGGGCCTCAAGGGCATTTTGCTGGTGGGCAGCGGTGGCTGGGAAGGAGCACCTGGCGCCAGCAACAGTTGGTACAAGGGCCGCATCAGCGGTAAAAATCTCGCCGATGTGCTTAAGGGTTGGGGGTTTGCGCCGAGTGTCACCAGCCAGGACTTTCACATGGACGTTGACGGCCGTTGGCCCGGCTCTCCAGCCTGGGTCGCCACCAAGCGTTTCTCCGGGACGCTCGATGCGACGCTCAATGAAGGTCAGTTTGTCGAGGTGGAGGGCAGCGCCCAGGCATTACGCGTGTTTGGCCTGCTCAACTTCAACTCCATCGGGCGTCGCCTGCGTCTCGATTTTTCCGACCTGTTTGGCAAAGGCCTGAGTTATGACCGGGTCAAAGGTTTGCTGGTGGCGACGAACGGTGTGTATGTCACCCGTGAGCCGATTCGCTTGACAGGCCCGTCCAGCACCATCGAGCTCGACGGTACGTTGAATATGGTGGCTGACAAGATCGATGCGAAATTGCTGGTGACCTTGCCGGTGACCAACAACCTGCCGATTGCTGCGCTGATTGTCGGCGCGCCCGCCATCGGTGGTGCGCTGTTCCTGATGGACAAGCTGATCGGCGACCGCGTCTCGCGTTTCGCCAGCGTCAAGTACACGGTCAAAGGGCCGTGGAAAGAGCCGAAAATCACCTTTGAAAAACCTTTTTGAAAGCCACGCTTAGAGGCTATGGAGTAGCATGACCGAAGGCTGCGATTTTTTGATCTTGCTGTTTCAAATCAAATGATCGCAGCCTTCGGCAGCTCCTACAGGGTCTGTGTTTATTTCAGAAAGGATCAATCCATGTCTGTCGCGGTGATTCAAATGGTCAGCCAGAGCGATGTGCTGGCCAACTTGGCCCAGGCCCGTCGTTTGCTTGAACAAGCGGCTGCGGGCGGTGCGAGGCTTGCCGTGCTGCCGGAGAATTTCGCTGCCATGGGGCGCCGTGACATCGCCGATATCGGCCGCGCCGAAGCGTTGGGCGAAGGCCCGATCCTGCCGTGGTTGAAACAGACCGCGCGCGACCTCAAGTTATGGATAGTGGCTGGCACCTTGCCGTTGCCACCGGTGGATCAGCCGGCGGCCAAGGTACACGCCTGTTCGTTGCTGGTTGATGACCAGGGCGAAACGATGGCGCGCTATGACAAGCTGCACTTGTTCGACGTCGACGTGGCGGACAATCGCGGACGTTATCGCGAATCCGATGACTATGCTTATGGCAGTGGCGTCGTGGTGGCAGACACACCGGTCGGTCGGGTTGGTCTGACGGTCTGTTATGACTTGCGCTTCCCGGAGCTGTACAGCGAGTTACGCGCTGCCGGTGCGCAACTGATTACGGCGCCTTCTGCGTTTACTGCCGTGACCGGCGCCGCGCACTGGGAAGTGCTGATTCGCGCACGAGCCATCGAGACCCAGTGTTATGTGCTTGCGGCTGCCCAGGGCGGGACGCATCCGGGGCCGCGAGAGACTTTCGGTCACGCTGCTATCATCGATCCCTGGGGGCGGGTGCTGGCGCAACAGGATCAAGGCGAGGCCGTGCTGCTGGCCGAACGCGACAGCAGCGAACAGGCGTCCATCCGGGCGCGGATGCCGGTGTCCACTCATCGGCGCTTTTTCTCGCAGGGCGCCCAGCGACCTGCATCAGAACGACGAATTTAAGGCGTAAAACATATGAGCGAGTTGTTGTCCTCAGTCAGTGAACACCTCCTGGCGCCCGGCGGCGTGACGATCGAGAGCCTGCAAGGTGTGCTCGGCGATCTGGCTGGCCCGGGCATCGATGCCGCCGACCTGTATTTCCAGGGGCAGATTTCCGAGTCCTGGGCGTTGGAAGACGGCATCGTCAAGGAAGGCAGCTTCAACCTCGATCAGGGTGTGGGTGTGCGGGCGCAATCGGGTGAAAAAACCGGTTTTGCTTATAGCAACGCCATCACCCTGGAAGCCTTGGGCGCAGCAGCCCGTGCTGCCCGTTCGATTTCTCGCGCCGGGCAGAATGGCACGGTACAGGCGTTCACCACGCAAGATGTCGCGCAGTTGTATGGGCCGGACAATCCGCTGGAAGTGCTGTCCCGTGCCGAGAAAGTCGATTTGCTCAAGCGCATCGACGCCGCCACCCGCGCGCTCGATCCGCGTATCCAGCAGGTCACCGTGAGCATGGCCGGTGTCTGGGAGCGGATTCTGGTGGCCTCCACCGACGGCGGCCTGGCGGCGGACGTGCGACCGCTGGTGCGTTTCAATGTCAGTGTGATCGTCGAGCAGAACGGTCGTCGCGAGCGCGGTGGACATGGCGGTGGCGGTCGTACCGACTACCGCTATTTCCTCGCCGAAGACCGCGCCATGGGCTATGCCCGTGAAGCATTGCGCCAGGCACTGGTCAATCTTGAAGCGATTCCGGCACCGGCCGGTACCTTGCCGGTGGTGCTCGGTTCCGGGTGGTCGGGCGTGCTGCTGCACGAAGCGGTCGGGCATGGTCTGGAAGGCGATTTCAATCGCAAGGGCAGTTCGGCTTACAGCGGACGCATGGGCGAAATGGTTGCGTCCAAGCTTTGCACCATCGTCGATGACGGCACCCTGGCCGGTCGCCGTGGCTCGTTGAGTGTCGATGACGAAGGCACGCCGACCGAGTGCACCACGCTGATCGAGAACGGCGTGCTCAAAGGCTACATGCAGGACAAGCTCAATGCCCGCCTGATGGGCGTGGCCCGCACCGGCAATGGTCGTCGAGAATCCTATGCGCACCTGCCGATGCCGCGCATGACCAACACTTACATGCTCGCCGGCGAAAGCGATCCGCAAGAAATCATCGCCTCGGTGAAACGCGGAATCTACTGCGCCAATCTCGGCGGCGGTCAGGTGGATATCACCAGCGGCAAATTCGTGTTCTCCACCAGCGAGGCGTATCTGATCGAGGACGGCAAGATCACTGCCCCGGTCAAAGGTGCAACACTGATCGGCAACGGGCCGGAAGCCATGAGCAAAGTGTCGATGGTCGGTAACGACCTCTCACTGGACAGTGGTGTGGGGACGTGCGGCAAGGATGGGCAGTCGGTGCCGGTGGGTGTCGGCCAGCCAACGCTGAAGATTGATGCGATCACCGTGGGTGGCACGGGTTCGTAAGGAGGCATACATCCCGTGCAGGAGCTGCCGAGGGCTGCGATCTTTTGATTTTGCTTTTGAGAAACAAGATCAAAAGATCGCAGCCTGCGGCAGCTCCTACAGGGGGCGAGAATTAACGCAGACCGCGTTGAGTCTCGTCCAGCTCACGGATGTACTTGAAGATTTTACGGCTGGAAGCAGGAGGTTTGTTTTGCGCAACCTCGTGCTGGGCCTGCCGGATCAGGGAGCGCAATTGCTGGCGATCCGCGTCCGGGTAGTCGACGACGAATTTTTCCAGCACGGCATCGTCGCCGGCGATCAGGCGATCACGCCAACGTTCCAGGTTGTGGAAGCGTTCGTTGTACTGGCGAGTGGAGGCATCGAGTTGATCGAGCAAAACCAGAATGGCGTCAGTGTCCTGATCGCGCATCAGTTTGCCGATGAACTGAAGGTGCCGTTTACGCGCGATATTCGCGGTGTGCTTGGGCGCATCGGCCAGGGCCCGGCGCATAGCGTCGGTCAACGGCAGTTTTGCCAGCAAGTCAGGCTTGAGTGTTGTAAGGCGCTCGCCGAGATCAACCAGAGCATGCAGCTCGCGTTTGACCTGGGATTTGCTTTTTTCTCCCGTATCGAGGGAGTCGTCGTAAGAATCAACCATGGTGGCCGTCCGCAAAGAAACGCCGCCATGATAACCAGTCGGGGGCCGCTTGTCCGGCCCGGTCGCTCGATGACCGTTACCGAAAGCAGAATTTGAGTGGAGAACAGCATGAGTGCAGTTGAAAGCGTCGGTCCACAAGCGTTGCCGGCACTGCAGGAACAAGTCGAGCAGA
Proteins encoded:
- the yjgA gene encoding ribosome biogenesis factor YjgA, whose product is MVDSYDDSLDTGEKSKSQVKRELHALVDLGERLTTLKPDLLAKLPLTDAMRRALADAPKHTANIARKRHLQFIGKLMRDQDTDAILVLLDQLDASTRQYNERFHNLERWRDRLIAGDDAVLEKFVVDYPDADRQQLRSLIRQAQHEVAQNKPPASSRKIFKYIRELDETQRGLR
- a CDS encoding carbon-nitrogen hydrolase family protein, yielding MSVAVIQMVSQSDVLANLAQARRLLEQAAAGGARLAVLPENFAAMGRRDIADIGRAEALGEGPILPWLKQTARDLKLWIVAGTLPLPPVDQPAAKVHACSLLVDDQGETMARYDKLHLFDVDVADNRGRYRESDDYAYGSGVVVADTPVGRVGLTVCYDLRFPELYSELRAAGAQLITAPSAFTAVTGAAHWEVLIRARAIETQCYVLAAAQGGTHPGPRETFGHAAIIDPWGRVLAQQDQGEAVLLAERDSSEQASIRARMPVSTHRRFFSQGAQRPASERRI
- the tldD gene encoding metalloprotease TldD, with protein sequence MSELLSSVSEHLLAPGGVTIESLQGVLGDLAGPGIDAADLYFQGQISESWALEDGIVKEGSFNLDQGVGVRAQSGEKTGFAYSNAITLEALGAAARAARSISRAGQNGTVQAFTTQDVAQLYGPDNPLEVLSRAEKVDLLKRIDAATRALDPRIQQVTVSMAGVWERILVASTDGGLAADVRPLVRFNVSVIVEQNGRRERGGHGGGGRTDYRYFLAEDRAMGYAREALRQALVNLEAIPAPAGTLPVVLGSGWSGVLLHEAVGHGLEGDFNRKGSSAYSGRMGEMVASKLCTIVDDGTLAGRRGSLSVDDEGTPTECTTLIENGVLKGYMQDKLNARLMGVARTGNGRRESYAHLPMPRMTNTYMLAGESDPQEIIASVKRGIYCANLGGGQVDITSGKFVFSTSEAYLIEDGKITAPVKGATLIGNGPEAMSKVSMVGNDLSLDSGVGTCGKDGQSVPVGVGQPTLKIDAITVGGTGS
- a CDS encoding YhdP family protein — translated: MERLTRILAVMTRWGLGLCALVLVLMALYVSLGRELSPLVAEYRAEVESKATSALGMPLQIGELEGRWSGFAPILLAHDVTVGEGANALHLDQVRAVPDLWASVLARQVRIAHLELNGLKISLKQGEDGQWALEGLPVKDDQPLDPEQLLNQMQMIQQLSVLDSQVTLQPFGESPMTLTYVGMSLKVGSTRQRLDARLTLPDGQPMAMSLRTRIRASQWKDGEAQVYLSLPQSDWSKWLPETLTRQWNFTEIKAGGELWLSWGKGAMQSAAVRLNAPQLKGAYAERKPIQINNLALNGYFQRSAEGMLVTLDSLAMNLGETRWETHLQLKQTAATDKTEELWHLQADRVDLTPLTPLINALGPLPEGFATVVDRLKVTGRLRNVLLDVRPNATDESKFEFAANLDQVGFDAYHGAPAARNVSGSISANLGHGELRMDSKDFMLHLDPIFAKPWQYIQANARLTWKLDKDSFTLVAPYLKVLGEEGKIAGDFLIRLHFDHTQEDYMDLRVGLVEGDGRYTAKYLPKVLSPALDEWLRTAILKGAVDQGFFQYQGSLSHDAKDTDRSISLFFKVHDAELAFQPGWPHVRNVTGDVFVEDSGVRVLASKGQLLDTQVSDIYVNIPHAPAGQDSHLLLDGQFAGGLGDGLKILQQAPIGTADTFAGWEGEGELHGKLNLDIPLAKATQPKIIVDFKTAKARLKLAEPELELTQLKGDFRFDSGKGLSGQNISARAFDKPVSAQIFADGRAGKLNTRVVASGQVEVKKLTDWLKVTQPLPVSGVIPYQLQLTLDGADSQLMVNSSLKGVAIDLPAPFGLAADVGRDTTFRMTLQGAERRYWVTYGNLASFTFAAPTANFADGRGELFLGGGDAVLPGAKGLRIRGVLSELDVGPWKALVDKYAGQDPGGSAKQLLSSADIKVGKLTGIGTTLDQASVQLTRKAASWAAQLDSQQVKGSASIPDAKGVPIVINLQTVRLPAPDPKVLADENSPDPLATVDPTKIPAVDITINQLYQGKDLVGAWSLKIRPTAKGIAFNALDLGLKGILLVGSGGWEGAPGASNSWYKGRISGKNLADVLKGWGFAPSVTSQDFHMDVDGRWPGSPAWVATKRFSGTLDATLNEGQFVEVEGSAQALRVFGLLNFNSIGRRLRLDFSDLFGKGLSYDRVKGLLVATNGVYVTREPIRLTGPSSTIELDGTLNMVADKIDAKLLVTLPVTNNLPIAALIVGAPAIGGALFLMDKLIGDRVSRFASVKYTVKGPWKEPKITFEKPF